TCTGGTTCCCCATCCCTACTTCTGTTGGATATCCCGCTCCTTTCCTTCCCCAGGACCCGAGTTTCTGCCTCCTggaccctcctctccttcccctcagcttctgctcttccctctgggaATATCATGGTCCCACCCCCTGCCCGGTCCCCCTTCCTCCAGGTGTGAAGAGGTACAGCTGCAGCCCCCAGAGGTCTGGTCCCCTGACCCGTGTCAACCCCATAGCCATGACTTCTTGACAGATGCCATCGTGAGGAAAATGAGCCGGATGTTCTGTCAGGCTGCCCGAGGTAGGGAGGTCACCTGTACGACCTTCCTTTGCCTTTCACTTCACACACCTGAGATTAGGTTCTGAGGGGGAAGTTGAATCCTGAGGGAAGCTTGGGGCTGAGGTGGAGCAGGGTACAGGCAGGCCATATGGGGCTTTAAGCCACGAGTAGCTTTTGTCCTAGTCCGGGTAGGTAgtggtgggggaagaggaggaggggtagCAAGAAGAGCCAGGGCCAGAGGGAGGACCTGTCCACAGGAACTCAATTCTGGCCTCTTaggatggggtggggtgaggtcagctagaagggggagagaaaaagtgagggggaaggcaggaaggaggcaggaaggcagaggggaggaCAACAGGAAAGGCCGAATCTTAAAAAGAGTTTATATTGATTGGGGAACAAGTTGTTCCAGCCTTGGCATATTTGTCCTCCCCCCTTCTCAAGTGGACCTGACGCTGGACCCTGACACGGCTCACCCAGCCCTGATGCTGTCCCCTGACCGCCGGGGGGTTCGTCTGGCAGAGCGGCGGCAGGAGGTTGCTGACCATTCCAAACGCTTCTCAGCCGACTGCTGTGTATTAGGGGCCCAAGGCTTCCGTTCTGGCCGGCACTACTGGGAGGTAGAGGTGGGCGGGCGGCGGGGTTGGGCGGTGGGCGCTGCCCGTGAATCGACCCATCATAAGGAGAAAGTGGGCTCTGGGGGGTCCTCTGTGGGCGGTGGGGATGCCAGCTCCTCGCGCCATCACcatcgccgccgccgcctccaccTACCCCAACAGCCCCTGCTCCAGAGGGAAGTGTGGTGTGTGGGCACCAACGGCAAACGCTACCAGGCACAGAGCTCAACGGAGCAGACACTGCTGAGCCCAAGTGAGAAACCACGGCGCTTTGGTGTATACCTGGACTATGAGGCTGGGCGCCTGGGCTTCTACAATGCGGAGACTTTAGCCCATGTGCATACCTTCTCAGCTGCTTTCCTGGGCGAGCGTGTCTTCCCTTTCTTTCGGGTGCTCTCCAAGGGCACCCGTATCAAGCTCTGCCCTTGATTAGCCTGCCACCCGCAGGGGCCCCTCTGGTTAGCACTTGGGGGGCgggtggtggtggagggtggCCCGTAAGTTTGGGGGCTCAAAGGCTCCTTCCAATGTTTGTTGCTTCCTGCTCCTTTGACCcaggcccgcttctccctctaggAGCCTAAAGAACCCTCCTGGCCTGCAGCTCGGCCTTCTCTCACCTGCAATGTCTGTCCAACAGGTCTGCATGGGTCCCTGATGAGAACAGCTGCTTggttttccttccctctgtccacCCAGGGGTCTGAGTTTTGAGTAGGGGATGAAGGGAGATTTAACTCCATTACTTAACTTCCCTTTCCCTGCTCTTCAACCTTAGTGCCCAGGCTGGGGTACTTGGGCAAGATTCAGGTCTGCCCCTATTCCAATTCCGTTTTCTGATGCAAATTTTAGCTGAGGGATTTGGAAGCTTTTTTGGGGGAGGCAGGTTGGGCAAAAGGGTAGAGCTGGGTAATAAATGTCTACTCTAGGGGAAGTAGGAGGGATTCAAAACTCCTTCCATCCCCAAATTCTACCTCCATAGACTGGCCACATTTTAGCTTGAGATATAGATTGGTTGACATGATCGAAACTAGATACCATTGTATCAcccaataaattattttctcccccttccttttttccagCACTCAAACTAGGAATAAAGCTCACCCCACCCAACTCCTTTAGGTCTTTTTCACTGCCAggctcctttcccctttgttcagtGGAGTTCCTTGTGTCAGTTTTCAGCCTCATGTCTTTAGTTCTCTCCATTTGGTGAGCCCTGACCaggagcctggggacaggggtTTGGATCCCCAGAAGAGCCTTGggtataatatatttttctagtaaCCCTTTGCCTTCTGTCACTTGTCAGCTTTTGTCCTCTACTTTGATGGCAGAGGTCAATTTATGTTCctggggaaaagggaagagggGTTGTGTTGTggaaataaaaaagtttatttgcttcttttgtgGAGTCCTTTCCTTTAGATgagcaaaaaagaatgagaacaattTCTTCCATAAGCCAGGCCTAATAAATGATGCATTTCAGTGATAACTGCCTTTTGCACTGGTCACATTTgggaagtcctttttttttttttaaacctagtgCAATCTTATTTCCAtattgtgatagtcacacacacacaccccctgaGTGACCCAGTTTTTTAATTGGCACCCTCCCTCTTCAGGATACAGTTGAAGATCATCTGCTGATCATTGCTGTTTTGTGTATATTAATGCTCTGAGGCTTTAGGACTACAGTTTTCCTAAGACTCTTGACATTTCCCAAATCTGAGATTGTATCTTGCTGAAATACCATGATAAAATtgaaggaaatggaaatggaagatcTCTATAGGCTATTTCAAAAGTATATTACTTAGATAGCTACCACTTGAGCAAAAGCCAGGTGTGATTAAGAGTTCAAAATACTGTGTTTTATAATACTGCTTTGAGGAATTATCTGTTCAATTATTTATGTCATAAAGCTAGAACTGAGGTTTTACGATTCCTAAAGAACATTTTCTGCAAGCTTAGAGGATTTATACCTGAGACACAAGTCATTGTGATGCAATACAGCATTAGAAGGTAGcttatcagagaaaaacaaacaagtcaGAAAACCAATGTTTTATTCCTAAAGTTCTGCCATCATTTCTAGCGGGTGCCGATGGTCACCTGCCACACACGCACCAGGTTGTCGGTGTAGCCAGCAAACAGAGTCTGCAAGGGAGAAAGGACAGCGACAGGTCATGTCAGAGTCACAGAACTCTGCATTTCTAGTAAAAAGATGGCCTTTTAAGATCACCAATCCTTGAACCATCAGGTTGTAGGTGGTATGTATTCCAAGAGAAGGTAATTAATAATCACTGCTAGATCGATCAATTTTCCTTCCAATGCCAGAACATGTACTCTGTTCACTGACAGTTAATCTGGTCCTCCCAAATCAACCTGGCTAATTTTATCACTTTACTTTATGTCAAAGACACACCaagaataaaggaagagagaaaaggtagAAGCCAAGTCACTTCAGAGACTCACTTACCTGGCCATCAGCAGACCAGGCCAGAGAGGTACACTGGGGTGGCTCTGCCTTGCTGCTGGTACTGATAACTTCTTGCTTTAGTTCATCTACAATGATCTTGCCTTCCAAGTCCTGGGGAATGGGCAAAATCAGGATAAGGAGGGACTCTGCTACAGGCATCCAGTTGGGAGTAGAGGCTGAGTATGTTACTGAACAGCCTAAAATACAGGaatgcctccccctgcccccagaacAGTCTAGATCAACTTGTGCTGAAGTTGAGTAAGTTGTCATCCCCCTTAGTAGACAAGTGTCTGCCACCACTGCAGATCCCAGTCTTGGAAAGCTGTTACCTTGCTCTTCCTGGATCTCCACTGCTAGCCGCATGGTTAGCAGGTATTCAGAAAGCTCAAATCCCAGCAGTGACAGATCAGGAAATCACAACATTACCAGGACTCAGAGAGTACAGCCAGGTGTTCAGCCTTAACTGTAGCCCACACTCACCCAGATCTTGATGCTGGGGCCCGTGGCAGCACATAGCCAGTATCGGTTAGGACTGAAGCATAGGGCATTGATGATGTCTCCACCATCAAGTGTATAAAGGTGCTTGCCTTCATTGAGATCCCACAGCATGGCTTGGCCATCCTGGGAAGACAGGAAAGGTGAGTCAGGGCAATATGAAACCCATTGCAGTTGTTAATCTTAACtgcctcaaaaattttttttattacttaacaGTCCCCCTTCCCCCGCAAACTTCCCAAAAACTAATGAATGATTCAAATACCAATATTTATCTCTGAATGCCTTTCCTTTAATGCAGGGCACCTCACCAACCCTACGATGTCTCTGACAACTTCTAAATAAATCAGTTCTGAAAAGAACAATCAGTTCTGAAAAGAACAGTTTCAAGAAACCAGCTTTACTGAAaacaatctttttctttaaaacagtaTGCCTTATCTATGTCATTTCCAGGAAGCAATCTTAAGATATTTATTCTTGGTTGCTACCTCaatatcttaaatatctttttaaaacagtcCCTCACTGAGTAGTAAACTCCCAGTTTCTGAATACCTTCCCtccagaagcacagagagatCCATCCGGAGAGACGGTCACGGTGTTCAAGTAGCCCGTGTGGCCGATGTGATTGGTCTTCAGCTTGCAGTTTGCCAGGTTCCATACCTAGGTTTGGTAAGGTGGAGGGTAAAAGGTGAAGAATCTGGCTCTGAACCAACTGGGGTCAGGACTGCTCAGGACAAAAAAGGCACGATTTACTTAATTTAAAAGCATTCCAGGACAGGGTGACCATTTTTCATTCTATCAgtaacaaaaatgttaaaaagaatttGTCTTGGTCACCTAAGGGACAATCAAGATTAAAAAAGGTAACAAATGTTCTATGTGTTGCTTTATGAGGGACACTGGGCTTCATGAGCTACTTCAGACCAAATATCAAAAACCACTGGCCTGTACTTAGAAGAGTGCAACAGGAAAAGTGAACCGAGGGACAAAGCTTTCAAACTTAGATCCTATGACCACctgagaggcagtgggagaacaTTCTGGCTGGTGAAGGCCCTATACCCTGGCTCCAAGCTCACCTTGACCAACTTGTCCCAACCACAGGAGACAATGATGGGATTGCTGCTATTAGGTGAAAATCGGACACAAGACACCCACTCTGAATGGCTCTCGTCCTGCAGAGGATggaaaagaaattagagaaagtaTCCTGTCTCCATGAAACCAGAACCTCACCTTCCCTCAGTTACATGGAAGTGTTCACAACCCTAGAACCCAAACCATTAATATCAAGAGCTCCCTTTATAGAGTCCAGGCCAGGCTTAAAATCACCTTAAAGCCAAGGTTAAGAAGGGTGGGAGAGAAGTTTCTACATGTGCCTTCAGTTACCTGTACGGTGTACTTGCATACACCCAGGGTATTCCATAGCTTGATAGTTTTATCTCGCGACCCAGAAACAATTTGCCGGTTGTCGGAGGAGAAGGCCACACTCAGCACATCCTTGGTATGTCCTACAAATCTGCGTGTGGTGGTACCCCTGAGGAGGAGGACGTGGTCAGTCTCTAGATGCCTCAAACACTCTTCCACATCAGAATGTTTCCCTGGTCTGTTCCTGTCTCACTGGAGCTGCCATTACTCACATGACCCTGGACATAGGTCTGATCACAACAGGCCCATGGTTGAGCATATATGAGAGTATCCCTTCAGAATTGCAGGACATGTCCTCACTCCCACGTAGGGATTGGCTGACAATGTCATCTGTCATCACTGGGATGCTCATTATGCCCGGCCATCCAAGTACTGAGCTCCCAAGATAAAACATGTTCAACACTTGCCTACTCCCAACCACAGTATGTGGTAAAACTCAACCAGCCCACTCCTCTAACAATTCTGCATAACTAATTAAACCAGCAAGGATAGAAGCCAAACAATCCCAACTACCTTTTCTAGGTACTTTCTTGCCTTAAGTACCCACAATGAACCTCAATCTCCCTTGGAAACCACCGCCCAACAGCATCTACCTCATTTTTGCCTAGCCTTTGCCCAGTGTCCCAGAGTTAAATGAGCAGCTACTTGCGTTGTGAGATCCCAGAGACgaagggttccatcccaggagcctgagaggGCAAACTGGCCATCTGAGGAGATGACCACGTCACTAACAAAGTGGGAATGACCCCGAAGAGCACGCTGTGGGATGCCATAGTTAGTCTCATCCCTAGTCAGCTTCCACATGATGATCGTCTTATCTAAGGagaggtaaaaaagaaaactcagtgaGTTAACAGCCCACTTGCTGACCTACTGGATAATCCAGGATCCCTCAGTGTCATCGGTGGACTTAAAAGGTAACAAATTAAGGACTCTCAAGGGGGAAGAACTACAGGGTGTGAGCTGTTACTAGTCAAGGCCAAGGTGATTGGCTATTCAAAAAAGATTCAAGTAGAACTAAGCAATGCCATGAAAATTAAACTCTGGTGTGCAGAACTTTAGCATATTATGGATGCCCCTTTCTGACAGATCAATTCAATTCTTGGAGTCTGATCTGAGGTCTAAAGCATAAACACTGCTGCTTGGCTGTGGGATTCCTACAATCACTAATGGCTGCATTCGGAAAAATTGCTTTACATCCTACCTGACTGGATGCTTTCACTGAAACGTGTTAGTAACAACAAGTTTTCCAATTACTCTCCAAACATGATCCTGGCCTCAGACTATTTTTTAATAGTGTGGGGGCCAGCAAAAGGCACAAGAAGCCTCCGAATGCTGCCAGGTTCAGTGAATGAAAAGAAACGAGGGGAGTTCTTGCAGTCTATCCACTAAGCACGGGCCGGGCGTAAGCTCAGAAACAGCCTCTGGTTCTCAGCACAGGTACTCAGATGGCATGTTGGCATCATCACCGCTCCGCCCGACCCCGTATCTCCTGAGCACACTCAGCTACACACCTACACACATCTGCGAGAAGATGGGCAAGAAATAAAACCCCAACCCTGCAATCCTCCTGGCGACCACGAGCTGACCTAGGTCTCCGTCTCTGCCAAGCGGGGATGGTTCGCGGGTTTATCCAAGCGGAGGCCGTGGCCCGGGTCCGCATGCCCCAACTCACACCCGGACGGAGTATTCCAAGTCGCCAAGCGACACGCGCAACCCACTTATCCCTCAATCCTTTGCCCCGCACCTTAGCCCGTACCTCGAGAAGCAGACAGTATCATGTCTGGGAATTGGGGAGTGGTGGCGATCTGAGTCACCCAGCCATTATGGCCCTTGAGGGTGCCACGAAGTGTCATCTGCTCAGTCATAGCGGCGGCGAGAGCGAGTGTCGCCGCGGCGACAAGGATGGAGATGGATAGTTCAGAAGGACTAGCAGCACAGCCGCTCCCGACAAGGCCCtccagaggaaaagaaggaaaaggtcCCCGCCGGAACCGGAAATACCCTCCCGTTCGAGCAAAAATGGCGGCCCCCGTTATTCACTCCTGCCTAAGATGGCGGCGCCTCGTAAGTCAAAAGGCGAGATGAAATGGCAAAACTTTATGGTCGCCTCCGCCATGCAACATAATTTGGCAGTGCCATGCCAAGTCATTCTGAAACCAACTCCACCAGGTGTTTAAAAAGGCCCCTCAAACATCCACTGAGGCGTGATGTATAAGAAGACGAAGAGGGGACGGGCACAGACAGCATGTTCCCATAAGGAACGTCCGGCGCCTTCCCTGCCCCCACGTGGCACAGCGCGAGCCCTGCCTTTTCCGCTTGGTGGTCTGGAGGGCCAGGCTGAGGGAGCTCAATTTCGAGGTGAGAACTGCCAGTAACGGtaaggaatatgaaaaatatggtATTCAGTTTTTGAAATACACTGTACTTAGGTGAACCAGTAAACTCTGACTGATTTCCTTCGCAGAGGGCAACTCCTCCCTGGAGAGGTTTTTGCTTTGAGGGAATTGGCTGAGGCACTCCCTGTCCGGAAGGACCTAGTCCAGGCAGAAGTAAACACAGGAACAGGTTACGGAGCGGAAAACCGGGGAGGAACGAACAATCGGCCCGTGGGCTGCATGTCCGTCCCCGGCTCCCACCTGGGCAGGAGCGCGGAGAGCCGACGCAGAGACAGAGACCCCGAGAGCAAAGGCCTCCGGGTTCTGACTTACGGGTCTCGAGTGAAAGCGGGCTCTGAGCCTCACCGCCTCTCAGGCAGGTCTGCGGGTCTGGGGAGTCCAGACGTGCCCCTAAGGAGGTTCCACCTGCCTGGGACACCGTGGATCAGGGTTCCCAGGTTGCCTACCGGCCTCCTGTTTAGCCGCATGGTACGTGAATATGTAGTGCCTCCTTGATAACTGAGAGACGATGCTGGCAGGCAGCGCTCCTGTCACATATTTTTTGAAGGGGGAGAGGTACCAGGGTGGTACCATTCGCTATCATCTAAGCAAAATAAGGGGGGGGGGAATTATacataataagtatttattttctgtttgtaacATGTATTAATTTTAGTTTCATATCTGTGAAATGAGGTTGGAAATAATAGTACCCACCCAAAATGGTGTTGAAAAGAGTAAATGAGTTATGGTAGGTAAAGGGCCCAGAACAATGCTTGGCAGAATAAATGCAGGCAAACTTAGCACCTCTTGGGTACCAGGCCCTGTTTTAGGTCTTGAGGGATACAGCTGTGAGCAAGAGGGGGGTGAGGACCAGGTTTTTTTGGAGTTTACATTTGATGGAGTGAGGGGGAAGGAAATTGGAGCAAAGAGACGAAGAAGGAGACAGCCCTGTGGATACACGGGAGGATAAGGTTCTGGGGGCAGGGATGCTCAGTGCAAAACATCCTGGAGGTGTTGGAAGTGCTGAAAACCGAACAGTGAGATAGGCGTGAGGGGCAGCTGACAGAGGGCCCGCAGTCTGGGGGAAAGAACATGGCTCCTCAGGGTGGTTGCTGTTCTGAGTAGGCTTCAAGGGCTCCAGTTGCGAAGGTCATTTAAATGCCTCCGTAGCACCCCCAATTAGCTGTCTTTTTCTTCTAACACTAAACTCGAAGTCGACCCCAACCCTGACCTGTTTTGGTAATGGGAGACCCTTACTTTCACCCACACCAGTATCCAGTTCACTGTTCATAGCTCGGGTCGTGCCAGTGCCCTGGGCGGTTGGGACAAATAGAGAGGTGAGAGATTTCCACGCTGTGGAAATGCACAGAGCAAACACTCCCCTGTGTTGGCCTGTACATGCAGAGGATTTCCTCTCAGTTCAAGAATACGCGTTCCTTCATCTCCTGCCTTCACCCAAGAGATCCTTGGTTAGTCATATTATATTTACTCCTCTCGAGAAATCTCATTTGGCTCTCTGTATTCTTGAATTTTGCTAAGGAGCCCCTGTGGAATCAACATCTCTGAAAGAGGGCCAGGAGGACAGGTTTAAAACAAGCCTCCCAGGTCTCTCACGCATGCTCAAGGACTCGACCTTTCGTCACCACCAGGCCCCTTTCCAGAGGGGGCCGTTCCTCGGCTAGCCTCGTCCTCCCCAGGCTCACCTCTGCGCAGCCCTTTCCCAGAGTCCTCTGGCCACAGAGACCAAGATTTCTGTAGGTGTCTTTGGCCTCCCGCAATTCCATGGGCGTCTCCCTGTACCGGCCCCTGGCAGTGCCCCCTCCTCTGGGGCCAAGGGGGGGAATCTCGGGTTTTCCCCTGGAACCCACCAATACCCATCTGGCAATgtcagcagaggagagggagaaatggaatATAGTGGAGTTCCCAGATGACCAGACTGTAGGATTTGGGCTTTTCCACCTTGGAGTTTTTCTCCAATCATCACCACCTGGTCTCTCCTCTCTTGGAGAAGATTCTGGCAAGCCACAAAACCACTGAGGGGTATTCATGAATTGAGGGAGGCCTGACCCTGACTCTGGGGACACTTTGGGTATAGCTAGGGGCAGGGATGGCATGTAGCAGCAGCCTTTCCCTCTCAGCCCAAGCTGGAGTTGAGCCCCATACATGCCTGCTTCCGTTTGGGGCCCCAAGGCTCCCTGCTAGGCATGTGGACCCACCTGGACTCCTCAAGCCTGGCCCTTTCCAGGGGGCTGACTTCTCTTGGCTGCTAGACGCATCCTAAGAATAAGCCTGTGCTTTCCACAGTAGTCTGCTGCCTGCCCAAGCAGGCCTGGGTCCGGCCTTTGGGCCTTTTCATCCTGGGTCTTTGATCTTTCCCTCTAGGAGGCAGAAATCTGTTGGAGGGCTCCACCTGACCTTGGGTGAAATTGGGGAAAGTTACTCTGCAGAGCCTTCTTTCAGCTCCCCAGGCCACCCCTCTCGTATGTTCCCCACCCACTGGTCccatgccctgggctgcctgtcctctcctctgtccccactGGCAGCCTGTCCTCTGGGCTGCCTGTCCTCTCCCATGTCCCCACTGGCAGCACTTCCATTCCCACACAAGGTAAACATCCCAAAAGAGAATTTGGAGATTC
Above is a window of Canis lupus baileyi chromosome 10, mCanLup2.hap1, whole genome shotgun sequence DNA encoding:
- the RACK1 gene encoding small ribosomal subunit protein RACK1; this translates as MTEQMTLRGTLKGHNGWVTQIATTPQFPDMILSASRDKTIIMWKLTRDETNYGIPQRALRGHSHFVSDVVISSDGQFALSGSWDGTLRLWDLTTGTTTRRFVGHTKDVLSVAFSSDNRQIVSGSRDKTIKLWNTLGVCKYTVQDESHSEWVSCVRFSPNSSNPIIVSCGWDKLVKVWNLANCKLKTNHIGHTGYLNTVTVSPDGSLCASGGKDGQAMLWDLNEGKHLYTLDGGDIINALCFSPNRYWLCAATGPSIKIWDLEGKIIVDELKQEVISTSSKAEPPQCTSLAWSADGQTLFAGYTDNLVRVWQVTIGTR